One Elaeis guineensis isolate ETL-2024a chromosome 10, EG11, whole genome shotgun sequence genomic window carries:
- the LOC140852139 gene encoding LRR receptor-like serine/threonine-protein kinase EFR: protein MEVTMLLLSLLLFLNSVNHFRFAATARTLFTNETDLLALLAFKDRITSDPSGVLSTWNATTHFCGWEGVTCGRKNQQRVIALDLSSRGLVGSLTPSIGNLTFLRKINLQNNSFFDAIPSHIGHLHRLQRLNLSFNSFVGGIPVELSNCSDLRRLDLKRIPLAGRIPDELRSLSKLEALRLEATNITGEIPPWLGNFSSLSLLTLWSNFFEGTIPEELGNLANLEYFEVSENMLSGIISLHLCNFSNLHFFNVANNQLQGSLPPTLGNALPRLNYLWLDGNRFEGPIPASIGNATRIGNIDFSNNRFSGQVPSNLGRLQGLYYLNLGGNQLEASDANGWEFLDSLTNCSFLRILALDDNRLGGILPKSIANLSIELHSLLIGSNHISGNIPSGIENLFNLYELAFEENLLTGNIPADIGKLQMLQALYLGGNRLTGTLPSSLGNLTRLNTLDLDGNAFEGPIPSSLGNLQHLADLDLSHNSLSGSIPKEIFNLSFLSNFVDFSDNNLIGELPLEVGSMTNLGALLLSGNKLSGEIPGTLSNCEVLENLFIDNNFLNGTIPASLSDIKALQNLDLSHNNLSGPIPELLANLHFLAYLNLSFNHLDGAVPTKGIFNNATAISLLGNDGLCGGIPELHLPACPRKSSNKRGRSHLVRVVIPIISAISCLTLIFLFVFLCWKQKPRKITRSPASSLDDTYPKVSYRELAEATERFSSTNLLGTGRYGSVYKGSLRCGNAVVAVKVFNMQQLGAIKSFVAECDALRIIRHRNLVKIITLCSGVDFRGYDFKALVFEFMPNGSLEEWLHPRISEQGMTNSLNVLQRLNIAIDVAEAMDYLHHNCQPPVVHCDLKPSNVLLDADMVAHVGDFGLAKILCEAKSMSLQNSANSTEVIRGTLGMSLQNTGQGDWSLHQVMCIAMESFFWRFLQERDQLMMHLTMD from the exons ATGGAGGTAACGATGCTCTTGCTGTCTCTCCTTTTGTTTCTAAACTCCGTCAACCATTTCAGGTTTGCTGCTACTGCCCGGACTCTGTTCACCAATGAGACAGATCTGCTTGCTCTGCTTGCATTCAAAGATCGAATAACCAGCGATCCCTCTGGAGTTCTAAGCACATGGAATGCCACCACCCATTTCTGTGGGTGGGAGGGAGTCACGTGCGGCAGGAAGAACCAGCAGAGGGTCATAGCCTTGGACCTCAGCTCCCGGGGATTGGTGGGCTCTCTTACTCCATCCATAGGAAATCTCACTTTCCTCAGGAAAATCAACCTCCAAAACAATAGCTTCTTTGATGCCATCCCTTCCCATATCGGTCATCTGCACCGGTTGCAGCGACTAAACCTTAGCTTTAATTCATTCGTGGGAGGGATCCCTGTCGAACTGTCCAATTGTTCTGACCTCAGACGACTTGACCTGAAAAGAATCCCTCTTGCGGGGAGAATACCAGATGAGCTCAGGTCACTATCAAAGCTCGAGGCTCTACGGCTCGAGGCAACCAACATCACAGGAGAAATCCCACCTTGGCTCGGGAATTTTTCTTCGCTCTCGCTGCTTACCCTATGGTCAAACTTCTTTGAAGGAACCATCCCAGAGGAACTAGGCAACCTTGCAAACCTAGAGTACTTTGAGGTGTCTGAAAATATGCTCTCTGGAATCATTTCCTTGCACCTCTGCAATTTCTCAAACTTGCATTTCTTCAACGTGGCTAACAACCAGCTGCAGGGTAGCCTTCCACCAACCCTGGGCAATGCGCTTCCCAGACTCAACTATCTTTGGTTAGATGGTAACCGGTTTGAAGGACCCATTCCAGCTTCAATAGGCAATGCCACCAGAATTGGAAACATCGATTTCTCTAACAACAGGTTTAGCGGACAGGTGCCTTCGAATTTGGGAAGATTGCAAGGTCTTTACTATCTCAATCTTGGTGGGAACCAGCTTGAAGCAAGCGATGCTAACGGATGGGAATTTCTTGACTCTTTAACCAACTGCAGTTTTTTACGGATATTGGCACTAGATGACAACCGGCTTGGTGGTATATTGCCAAAATCAATCGCCAACCTCTCCATAGAACTCCATTCTCTGCTAATTGGATCTAACCACATATCAGGGAACATTCCCTCTGGAATTGAAAACCTGTTCAATTTGTATGAATTGGCGTTTGAGGAGAATCTACTCACTGGCAATATCCCAGCAGATATCGGAAAACTTCAGATGCTGCAGGCTCTTTACTTGGGCGGAAACAGGTTAACAGGGACCCTTCCATCCTCCCTTGGCAACCTCACCCGGTTGAATACACTCGACTTAGACGGTAATGCCTTTGAAGGACCGATACCTTCAAGCCTGGGAAATCTCCAACATTTAGCAGATCTGGACCTCTCCCATAACAGTCTTAGTGGTAGCATCCCAAAAGAGATATTCAACCTTTCTTTCCTGTCAAATTTCGTGGATTTTTCTGACAACAATTTGATTGGAGAACTACCATTGGAGGTTGGCAGCATGACAAATCTCGGAGCATTACTTCTTTCTGGAAACAAGTTGTCGGGTGAGATACCTGGCACACTTAGCAATTGTGAGGTCTTGGAAAACCTCTTCATTGACAATAACTTCCTCAACGGAACCATTCCTGCATCTTTGAGTGACATAAAGGCGCTTCAAAATCTCGATCTCTCGCACAATAACCTGTCAGGGCCCATACCTGAATTGCTAGCAAACTTACACTTTTTGGCATATCTCAATCTATCTTTCAACCATCTGGATGGTGCAGTGCCGACAAAGGGAATCTTCAACAATGCAACTGCTATCTCGCTACTTGGCAATGATGGGCTCTGTGGAGGTATACCAGAACTTCACTTGCCTGCATGTCCCAGAAAATCATCAAACAAGAGGGGAAGGTCTCATCTGGTTCGAGTAGTGATACCAATAATTAGTGCTATTTCTTGTTTGACACTGATCTTTCTCTTTGTTTTCTTATGTTGGAAACAAAAGCCAAGAAAGATCACGAGATCACCTGCATCTTCCTTGGATGACACATATCCAAAAGTATCTTACAGGGAATTGGCTGAGGCAACTGAAAGATTCTCCTCCACCAATCTTCTTGGCACAGGAAGATATGGCTCGGTGTATAAAGGGTCTCTGCGTTGTGGCAATGCAGTTGTTGCAGTGAAGGTTTTTAACATGCAACAATTAGGAGCTATCAAGAGTTTCGTAGCTGAATGTGATGCTTTAAGAATCATCCGACATCGTAATCTAGTCAAAATCATAACATTGTGCTCTGGTGTTGATTTTAGAGGTTATGATTTCAAAGCTCTGGTTTTTGAATTCATGCCTAACGGGAGTTTAGAGGAATGGCTGCATCCAAGAATCAGTGAGCAGGGAATGACGAACAGTTTAAATGTACTTCAGAGGTTAAACATAGCCATCGATGTTGCTGAAGCAATGGATTATCTTCATCACAACTGTCAACCACCAGTTGTGCACTGTGATCTGAAGCCTAGTAATGTTCTTCTTGATGCTGACATGGTTGCTCATGTAGGGGATTTTGGGTTGGCAAAAATTCTGTGTGAAGCTAAGAGCATGTCTTTGCAAAATTCAGCAAATTCAACAGAGGTCATAAGGGGAACATTGGGTATGTCGCTCCAG AATACGGGGCAGGGGGACTGGTCTCTCCATCAGGTGATGTGTATAGCTATGGAATCCTTCTTTTGGAGATTTTTACAGGAAAGAGACCAGTTGATGATGCATTTAACAATGGATTGA